The following proteins are encoded in a genomic region of Glycine max cultivar Williams 82 chromosome 18, Glycine_max_v4.0, whole genome shotgun sequence:
- the LOC100791250 gene encoding LOB domain-containing protein 21, with the protein MKGYEPRSSSSCAACKLLKRRCIPNCIFAPYFRSDECKKFAKVHKVFGASNVSKILIEVPEEQREDTVNSLAYEAEARLRDPVYGCIGAIALLQRKMVELQHDLAIAKDRLARCHAAAAAATTTIPSPDILHANVSLPPFPDFCTSSSDFNDIFCHSSSSQLLGRHETVDDFNQIPYIF; encoded by the coding sequence ATGAAGGGTTATGAGCCCCGTTCAAGCTCTTCATGTGCAGCTTGCAAGCTATTGAAGAGAAGATGCATACCAAATTGTATTTTTGCACCTTACTTTAGGTCTGATGAGTGCAAGAAGTTTGCAAAGGTGCACAAGGTGTTTGGAGCCAGCAATGTGAGCAAGATTCTGATTGAAGTGCCAGAAGAGCAGAGAGAGGACACGGTGAATTCTCTGGCTTATGAGGCTGAGGCAAGGCTGAGAGACCCGGTTTATGGATGCATTGGTGCCATAGCTCTGTTGCAAAGGAAGATGGTGGAGCTTCAACATGATCTGGCAATTGCAAAGGATCGTCTTGCGCGTTGTCacgctgctgctgctgctgctactACTACTATCCCTTCTCCTGATATCTTGCATGCCAATGTTAGCCTTCCCCCATTCCCTGACTTTTGCACTTCTTCAAGTGATTTCAATGATATCTTTTGCCACAGTTCTTCGTCTCAATTATTAGGCCGACATGAAACGGTGGatgatttcaatcaaatcccatatatattttga